ATGAGTTTGTGAAGGGAAGAGAGAGATAAAAAAAAAGAGGGAGAAAGGATGGAAAAGCGGGGAGGGCAACGTTTGGTATGAGGGGAGAGAGACGGGAAGGGGAAAAATTGGTGGAGGGGGAGGGGGGGGGGGGGGGGGGGGGGGTAATAGCGACAAATGCAATATTTTGAATACTGCATATCGAACATCGCGCATAAATTTTCTTCAAAGATTTTCCAACAATATTTACTTTTTTTGCCATTTAGCACCAATTCCTTGCAAAATCATTCAATTTTACCACGTAAAATAATATTTTGTTATTATGCAAATGTATCTTTTTATAAAATATAACATAAATTCCCCACAACTTTCTGAAAAAATAGTATTTTCTCTGAAAAATGCATAAAATGGAGAAAAAAAATGAAATTTGAAACTGTTATAGGATTGGAAATTCACGCGCAGTTGAAAACCAAAACGAAAATTTTCTGCGGCTGTCAGACATCTTTCGGCGACGAGCCCAACACTCACACTTGTCCTTGTTGTTTAGGCTTACCGGGCGGATTGCCTGTATTGAACATAGAGGTCGTAAAAAAAGCAATTCGCGCAGGACTTGCGACAAATCATACTATCCGTAAAGAAAGCGTTTTTGAGCGGAAAAACTATTTTTATCCCGATTTGCCGCACGGCTATCAGGTCTCGCAGTATTTAAAACCGATTTGCGAAAACGGATATTTGGATATTGTTGCAGACGGCGCAGAAAAACGCATAGGAATTACGCGAATACACCTCGAAGAAGACGCGGGCAAACTCATCCACGACCAAGACATCGACTCGCTTTTTGACGCAAACCGCAGTAGCGCGGCGCTTATAGAAATAGTAAGCGAGCCCGATATGCGAAGCAGTGAAGAAGCGTATCAGTATTTGGCGGGAATAAAGAAGATTTTGCAATACTTGGACGTTTGCGACTGCAATATGGAAGAGGGAAGCCTGCGTTGCGACGCGAACGTGTCAATACGCCCCGTCGGCGAAAGTAAACTCGGCACAAAAGCCGAACTCAAAAATATGAACAGCTTTTCTAACGTAAAAAAAGCGATAGATTACGAAGTGGCGCGCCAAACCGAACTTATAGAAAACGGCGGAAAAGTTATTCAGCAGACATTCCTTTGGGAGCCGAACAAAAACATAACCATCCCAATGCGAAGCAAAGAAACGGCGGACGATTACCGCTATTTCCCCAACCCCGATTTGAGCACGCTGGTTGTCGAAGACGAAATGATAGAAGAGCAAAGAAATTCTCTGCCCGAACTTCCGAAAGCAAAAGAAAAGCGTTTTGCCGAACAATATTCATTAGACAACGACGCAATCGCCGTCTTAACGGAAACAATCGAAATCGCCGACTACTACGAAAAAGTCGCAAAATTCTGCGGCAGTGCAAAAGCAGCAAGCGGTTGGATTTTGACAGACATTCGCAAAATTATGAACGATAAACAATGCAAATTAAGCGAAGTTAATGTAAGCGCCGAAAAACTTGCAGAAATAATAAACTTGGTGCAAAGCGACAAAATTTCGGCAAGCGCAGGAAAAAAAATCCTTGCGGCTGTCCAAGAAACAGGCAAAGAGCCTAACGCGCTCATCGAAGAATTGGGCTTGGCGCAAGTAAGCGACAGCGGAGAATTACAAGCAATTATGGAAAAAATATTTGCGGACAATCCCGCGGAAGTCGAACGCTTCAAAGGCGGCGATAATAAACTTATGTCGTTCTTTGTAGGGCAAGCGATGAAAGCTAGCCAAGGAAAAGCAAATCCGAAAGAGATAAACAGGATTGTCGGAGAATTGGTGAAATAACCGGAAATATTTTTTATGAAACATTGGTGTTTTGCGGGCGACCGAGGCGGTCGCCCCTACATTATCTTCTGCCTTGTGCTCCCGCTCTTACCGCCATCAATTCGGTTAAACTGCTTGCGTTGTCGGTATCCATAGCCGAGATTATTCTGCTTCTTTGACGGTCGTCCGTCATTGCCAAAAGAATGTCCACGCGTAAATCTTCCGAAAGCGTTTCCATTATTTGCGCGGCTTCGGCAGGGCGCATTGCCTGATAAATTCGCGCCAAATCGGCAACCCGTCTTGCGGCGCCTGAGTTTTGACGCTCTATCTGATTTTCTATTGCCGTCTCAAAACGCGACCTTTCATTAGATACTCTTTCTCTTTCGGCTGTAATTTGTTTTCTTTGAGCTTCCAATTCTTCAATCAGAAACTGCATTCTTTCCTGCTCGCGAGCCATTCTTTCGCGCTCGGCGGCAAGTTCCTCTATTGATTGCATATTCGCGTGAAAAGAGTAGGCTTGTTCTACAATAAGAGAATCGCGGCGAGCGTCGCCTCTTTGCTGACGGGCAACATTAGAAACTTCAATCATTCGCGCCAAATCGTTTTCAAAAACCAATCGCGCATTACCTGTCGCCAAAAGCATTACAAGCCACATAAGCGGAAACGAAAGTATCATTACTACCGCGCCGACTATTATTAAATCTTGTGTTTTCATATTGTTGTCCTCTCTTTTTTTATGAGACAAGGCGTGGCGCTCCTATCTCTAATTCCTCTTTTTATTAGACAAGGCATGCCTTGTCTCTACTTTAGGCTTCTTATACGTTCTTCGGGTGATACCAGAGAAATAATTCTTACACCAAAGTTTTCGTCTATAACTACAACTTCGCCCTTTGCAACAACCTTGTTATTTACAAGCAAATCAACGGGCTCACCCGCAAATCTTTCTAATTCAACAAGCGCTCCGGGCGCCAAGTCCAAGACTTTTTTAATTGCGATATTCGTTTTGCCGAGCTCTATTGTTACTTCGAGTTCTACGTCCAAAAGCATATCCACGTTTATTTTGGGCGCTTTGGAAGAGAACATATTTATAGGCGCAGAGCCGCCTGTGGAAACACCGCCGCTTAACGACGAAGCCGCAGGTGCCGCCGCCGAAGAAGAAGAACTGCCGCCACCTGAACTTGCAGGTTTCGCCTCTTCTTTTGGCGCCAACGCTTCAACAAGCGTATCATCGGGCGACACCAGCAAAGCAATCGGCGCTTGTGTGCCTTCTATGGTTATGTTGCAAAAAGCCGTAAAATCGCCTTCCAAAACTTCGCCGCCTACGCTGTCCATAATTGCGGCTGTGTCCGAACTTACCGAAGAACCGAGTTTTGCGCCCAATTCCGTAGCGAAAGCCCCTGAAATCTGACCGAAAAATTCACTCATCGCATCTTTGCAATCGTCGGTATAAGGCGCTGTACCATCGCCGCCTACCATAAAGTCGGACATAATTCCGCATCCTTCTTGCGAAACTATACAACGCATATTTCCGGAACATCCGCCCGAAAATGGAACGTCCGCCAAAAGATATTTTGCACTGACTTTTTCTGTAATTGCCGAAACTCGCGCATTATCTACATACTCGATTTCTACGTTTACGGTGCGACCCAAAGTTGCATTCGCCACCGATTTTACGTGTTCGATGTACATATTCAATATGTTTGTCGCAATTTCGCCCTTATTTATACTTGGCGCTGTGTCTTCGCTTGTAAGCCCGAGCAGTGCGTCAATATCGTCTTGTGAAAGAAAATCAGACATAATCAATCCTCCAAATCTTCGTCGTGTTCAACTGTCATTACATCATCGTCATCGTCATCATCACTATCGCTTTCGTGATCGTTGGGCTGTGGGTTTCGGTATTTACTGTATCTTTTTGTCACGCCCGGCACTTCCGGCTCTATAATTTCCGTAATTCTTATCGCTTTTTTACGACCGACGACGCCGCTTTTTCCAAGCATTTTACTTTTTCCGCCTATCTGTACGATTAAATCTTCGTCTTTTTGTTTGTCGAGGCAAATAATGTCGTCTTTTTCGAGCTGTAAAAGGTCGCGAACGGTAAGTTTTGTCTGACCTATAAGAACAGAAAGCGGAACTTGCAACTCCTGTATTTCCTCTTCCATAGTTCTGCGTGTTTCAGCCGTCGTCTGAACTTTCGTCGTAATCCAGCTTTCCGAAGTCATATATGTAAACAAGCGCTCAATAATCTTGTGCGGGAAACACATACTCATCATACCCA
The sequence above is a segment of the Chitinivibrionia bacterium genome. Coding sequences within it:
- the gatB gene encoding Asp-tRNA(Asn)/Glu-tRNA(Gln) amidotransferase subunit GatB, yielding MKFETVIGLEIHAQLKTKTKIFCGCQTSFGDEPNTHTCPCCLGLPGGLPVLNIEVVKKAIRAGLATNHTIRKESVFERKNYFYPDLPHGYQVSQYLKPICENGYLDIVADGAEKRIGITRIHLEEDAGKLIHDQDIDSLFDANRSSAALIEIVSEPDMRSSEEAYQYLAGIKKILQYLDVCDCNMEEGSLRCDANVSIRPVGESKLGTKAELKNMNSFSNVKKAIDYEVARQTELIENGGKVIQQTFLWEPNKNITIPMRSKETADDYRYFPNPDLSTLVVEDEMIEEQRNSLPELPKAKEKRFAEQYSLDNDAIAVLTETIEIADYYEKVAKFCGSAKAASGWILTDIRKIMNDKQCKLSEVNVSAEKLAEIINLVQSDKISASAGKKILAAVQETGKEPNALIEELGLAQVSDSGELQAIMEKIFADNPAEVERFKGGDNKLMSFFVGQAMKASQGKANPKEINRIVGELVK
- the fliN gene encoding flagellar motor switch protein FliN; this encodes MSDFLSQDDIDALLGLTSEDTAPSINKGEIATNILNMYIEHVKSVANATLGRTVNVEIEYVDNARVSAITEKVSAKYLLADVPFSGGCSGNMRCIVSQEGCGIMSDFMVGGDGTAPYTDDCKDAMSEFFGQISGAFATELGAKLGSSVSSDTAAIMDSVGGEVLEGDFTAFCNITIEGTQAPIALLVSPDDTLVEALAPKEEAKPASSGGGSSSSSAAAPAASSLSGGVSTGGSAPINMFSSKAPKINVDMLLDVELEVTIELGKTNIAIKKVLDLAPGALVELERFAGEPVDLLVNNKVVAKGEVVVIDENFGVRIISLVSPEERIRSLK